In one Umezawaea sp. Da 62-37 genomic region, the following are encoded:
- the crtI gene encoding phytoene desaturase family protein: MRVMPGRTDHVVVVGAGLAGLSTALHLLGTGRSVTVVERDATPGGRAGRLDLDGYRIDTGPTVLTMPELVEDALAAVGESLADRLDLVPVDPAYRARFADGTSLDVHADADAMEAEVRRFAGPEEAAGYRRLRTWLTDLYRVEKDTFIGANFDSPADLPVSSLAKLAALRGFGRLGPSIARFLRDERLQRVFSFQSLYAGVPPRSALAAYAVIAYMDTIAGVHFPRGGMRALPDAMAGAAADAGADLRYRTTVAWLERIGGRVTAVRTTQGERIPCDAVVLTPDLPVAYRLLGKAPRRPRAVRWSPSAVVLHAGTTRTWPELAHHTIFFGRAWDRTFDEITSTGRLMSDPSLLVTQPTQGDPSLAPPDRHLNFVLAPVPNLEVGPIDWERVGPAYRDELLRTLEARGLTGFEASIETSRLVTPRDWADMGLAAGTPFSAAHTFSQTGPFRPRNLVDGVENVVLAGCGTTPGVGVPPVLISGKLAAQRVAGSPLRTLRARNRAAIVT; encoded by the coding sequence ATGAGGGTGATGCCGGGCCGCACCGACCACGTCGTGGTGGTGGGCGCGGGACTCGCGGGCCTGTCCACGGCGCTGCACCTGCTCGGCACCGGCCGGTCGGTGACGGTCGTCGAGCGCGACGCCACCCCCGGCGGTCGGGCGGGGCGGCTGGACCTGGACGGCTACCGGATCGACACCGGGCCGACCGTGCTGACCATGCCGGAACTGGTCGAGGACGCGCTGGCCGCGGTCGGCGAGTCGCTGGCCGACCGGCTCGACCTCGTCCCCGTCGACCCCGCCTACCGCGCGCGCTTCGCCGACGGCACGTCGCTGGACGTGCACGCCGACGCCGACGCGATGGAGGCGGAGGTGCGGCGCTTCGCGGGCCCCGAGGAGGCCGCGGGCTACCGGAGGCTGCGCACCTGGCTGACCGACCTGTACCGGGTCGAGAAGGACACGTTCATCGGCGCCAACTTCGACTCCCCCGCCGACCTGCCGGTGTCGTCGCTGGCGAAGCTGGCTGCGCTGCGCGGGTTCGGCAGGCTCGGGCCGTCGATCGCCCGGTTCCTGCGCGACGAGCGCCTCCAGCGGGTGTTCTCGTTCCAGTCCCTCTACGCCGGGGTGCCGCCGCGCAGCGCGCTCGCCGCGTACGCCGTGATCGCCTACATGGACACCATCGCGGGCGTGCACTTCCCGCGCGGCGGCATGAGGGCCCTGCCCGACGCCATGGCGGGCGCGGCGGCCGACGCGGGAGCCGACCTCCGGTACCGCACGACCGTGGCCTGGCTGGAGCGCATCGGCGGCCGCGTCACGGCCGTCCGCACGACCCAGGGCGAGCGGATCCCGTGCGACGCGGTGGTGCTGACCCCGGACCTGCCGGTGGCCTACCGGCTGCTCGGCAAGGCCCCGCGCCGCCCGCGCGCGGTGCGCTGGTCGCCGTCGGCGGTCGTGCTGCACGCGGGCACCACCCGGACGTGGCCGGAGCTGGCGCACCACACGATCTTCTTCGGCCGGGCGTGGGACCGGACGTTCGACGAGATCACGTCCACCGGCAGGCTGATGAGCGACCCGTCGCTGCTGGTCACCCAGCCCACCCAGGGCGACCCGTCGCTCGCGCCGCCGGACCGGCACCTGAACTTCGTGCTCGCGCCGGTGCCGAACCTGGAGGTCGGCCCGATCGACTGGGAACGGGTCGGTCCCGCCTACCGCGACGAGCTGCTGCGCACCCTCGAGGCGCGCGGGCTGACCGGGTTCGAGGCGTCGATCGAGACGTCGCGCCTGGTCACACCGCGCGACTGGGCGGACATGGGGCTCGCCGCGGGCACCCCGTTCTCGGCCGCGCACACGTTCTCCCAGACCGGGCCGTTCCGGCCGCGCAACCTGGTCGACGGCGTCGAGAACGTCGTGCTGGCCGGGTGCGGCACGACCCCCGGCGTGGGCGTGCCGCCGGTGTTGATCTCCGGGAAGCTGGCCGCGCAACGGGTCGCCGGAAGCCCGTTGAGGACCCTGCGGGCGCGGAACCGGGCGGCGATCGTCACCTGA
- a CDS encoding methylenetetrahydrofolate reductase — protein sequence MTTVVERLHGRGPVFSVEFFPPRDSADELVLWRAIRELEPLDPAFVSITYGAGGSSRDFTIRTTGRVAQETTLVPMAHLTAVDHSVAELRNVIGWYAAVGVRNILAVRGDPPGDPNGEWIAHPEGLTYAEELVRLCRELGDFCVGVAAFPYGHPRSGNVDDDTKYLVRKLRAGADFAIAQLFFQPEDFLRLRDRVDALGCDTALIPGLMPLTTPRTLAKTIELSGAAVPPSVARRLDPFVDDPTAFRKAGVDLVTEMGERLLAEGVPSLHFYTLNRSKATREVVARLGLVPARA from the coding sequence ATGACGACGGTGGTCGAACGGTTGCACGGGCGCGGGCCCGTGTTCTCCGTCGAGTTCTTCCCTCCCCGAGACAGCGCGGACGAGCTGGTCCTGTGGCGTGCGATCCGCGAACTGGAACCGCTCGACCCGGCTTTCGTGTCCATCACCTACGGGGCGGGGGGATCCAGCCGCGACTTCACGATCCGCACCACCGGCCGGGTCGCGCAGGAGACCACCCTGGTGCCGATGGCGCACCTGACCGCCGTCGACCACTCCGTCGCCGAGCTGCGCAACGTCATCGGCTGGTACGCCGCCGTCGGCGTGCGCAACATCCTGGCCGTGCGCGGCGACCCGCCCGGCGACCCGAACGGCGAGTGGATCGCCCACCCCGAGGGCCTCACCTACGCCGAGGAGCTGGTGCGGCTCTGCCGCGAGCTGGGCGACTTCTGCGTGGGCGTCGCGGCGTTCCCGTACGGCCACCCGCGCTCGGGCAACGTCGACGACGACACCAAGTACCTGGTGCGCAAGCTGCGCGCGGGCGCGGACTTCGCCATCGCCCAGCTGTTCTTCCAGCCGGAGGACTTCCTGCGGCTGCGCGACCGGGTCGACGCGCTGGGCTGCGACACCGCGCTGATCCCCGGCCTCATGCCGCTCACGACCCCCCGCACCCTCGCGAAGACGATCGAGCTGTCCGGCGCCGCCGTGCCCCCCTCGGTCGCCCGCCGACTGGACCCCTTCGTCGACGACCCGACGGCCTTCCGGAAGGCTGGGGTCGACCTGGTGACGGAAATGGGGGAGCGGCTGCTCGCCGAGGGCGTGCCGAGCCTGCACTTCTACACCCTGAACCGCTCGAAGGCGACGAGGGAAGTGGTGGCCCGACTGGGCCTGGTCCCCGCGCGTGCGTGA
- a CDS encoding polyprenyl synthetase family protein, with protein sequence MSAPELLHPLDLALPKHVDEALATYLADRRTLGALMDDNFTGAVDGLAAFVLSGGKRIRPTFAWWGWRAAGGDPEGPLAESVLMAVSSLELIQACALVHDDLMDASEVRRGKPTVHIAFAQEHRDRRWLGEPERFGLAAAVLIGDIALAWADDMLFAAGLPTDALQRLSLPWRDMRTEMLAGQYLDVLTQARGDSSPEAALRIDRLKTAAYTVERPLHMGAALGGGPPELIDGLRRFGADIGLAFQLRDDLLGVFGDPAVTGKPAGDDLREGKRTLLVALGMEYGADVLHKALGNPELDVETVDEVRDALVGVGAVDAIEDRIAELTASGLAALAAAPVTAPAGDRLAELAVSATKRTY encoded by the coding sequence GTGTCCGCTCCAGAGCTGCTCCACCCGTTGGACCTCGCACTGCCCAAGCACGTCGACGAGGCGCTGGCGACGTACCTGGCCGACCGGCGCACGCTGGGCGCGCTGATGGACGACAACTTCACCGGGGCGGTGGACGGCCTGGCGGCGTTCGTGCTGAGCGGCGGGAAGCGCATCCGGCCCACGTTCGCGTGGTGGGGCTGGCGCGCGGCGGGCGGCGACCCGGAGGGCCCTCTCGCGGAGTCCGTGCTCATGGCGGTCAGCTCGCTGGAGCTGATCCAGGCCTGTGCGCTGGTCCACGACGACCTGATGGACGCCTCCGAGGTGCGCCGGGGCAAGCCGACCGTGCACATCGCGTTCGCCCAGGAGCACCGCGACCGGCGCTGGCTCGGCGAGCCGGAGCGGTTCGGGCTCGCGGCGGCCGTGCTGATCGGCGACATCGCGCTCGCGTGGGCGGACGACATGCTGTTCGCGGCGGGCCTGCCGACGGACGCGCTGCAACGGCTGAGCCTGCCGTGGCGGGACATGCGCACCGAGATGCTCGCGGGCCAGTACCTGGACGTGCTGACGCAGGCGCGCGGCGACTCCTCGCCCGAGGCGGCGCTGCGGATCGACCGGCTCAAGACCGCCGCGTACACCGTGGAACGGCCGCTGCACATGGGCGCGGCGCTCGGCGGCGGCCCACCGGAGCTGATCGACGGGCTGCGCAGGTTCGGCGCGGACATCGGGCTCGCGTTCCAGCTGCGGGACGACCTGCTGGGCGTGTTCGGCGACCCGGCGGTCACCGGCAAGCCCGCGGGCGACGACCTGCGCGAGGGCAAGCGGACGCTGCTCGTGGCGCTGGGCATGGAGTACGGCGCGGACGTGCTGCACAAGGCGCTGGGCAACCCGGAGCTGGACGTGGAGACCGTCGACGAGGTGCGGGACGCGCTGGTCGGCGTGGGCGCGGTGGACGCGATCGAGGACCGGATCGCCGAGCTGACGGCGTCCGGGCTGGCCGCCCTCGCCGCGGCGCCGGTGACGGCCCCGGCGGGCGACCGGCTGGCCGAACTGGCCGTCAGCGCCACGAAGCGGACCTACTGA
- a CDS encoding DUF3153 domain-containing protein, which translates to MSRARVLLLPVFLLLAAFSLTGCVRLHAAMAVSEDDRVSGEIIAATPPTADNDPGPQLRVPSELASRVTTKPYKADAYAGTQLFFNGLTFDEVRTLSAATSSSSSRYTLSFRRSGDLVTMSGSVDLTQVPIDRADIQVKISFPGGVVNTNGREEEEGTIAWSPKPGQASMLTATVQYAGPDSEGFFGWVMLVGALTGGAALIVVVLALVAHRRSLVA; encoded by the coding sequence GTGTCCAGAGCCCGTGTGCTCCTACTGCCGGTGTTCCTGCTACTCGCCGCGTTCTCGCTGACGGGGTGCGTCCGCCTGCACGCCGCCATGGCGGTCTCGGAGGACGACCGCGTGTCCGGCGAGATCATCGCGGCGACCCCTCCGACCGCGGACAACGACCCCGGCCCGCAGCTGCGCGTGCCGTCCGAACTGGCGAGCCGGGTCACCACCAAGCCCTACAAGGCCGACGCCTACGCGGGCACCCAGCTGTTCTTCAACGGCCTGACCTTCGACGAGGTCCGCACCCTCTCGGCCGCCACCAGCTCCTCCAGCAGCCGCTACACGCTGAGCTTCCGCCGCTCCGGCGACCTGGTCACGATGTCCGGGTCGGTCGACCTCACCCAGGTGCCGATCGACCGCGCGGACATCCAGGTCAAGATCAGCTTTCCTGGCGGCGTGGTCAACACCAACGGCCGCGAGGAGGAAGAGGGCACGATCGCCTGGAGCCCCAAACCGGGGCAGGCGTCGATGCTCACCGCCACTGTGCAGTACGCGGGGCCGGACTCCGAGGGGTTCTTCGGCTGGGTGATGCTCGTGGGCGCCCTCACCGGCGGGGCGGCGCTCATCGTCGTCGTGCTGGCGCTCGTCGCGCACCGGCGGAGCCTGGTGGCCTGA